The following are encoded together in the Citrobacter arsenatis genome:
- a CDS encoding YdbH family protein encodes MKGKYKAVLALLLLLILVPLTLVMTLGLWVPTLVGVWLPVGTRIALDESPRLTKHGLHIPELRYLVDDCPLARITQADLSHPSRWLLNVGTIELDSACLAKLPQTEASPVAPKTLAEWQSMLPNTWINIDRLILSPWQEWQGKLSLSLTPSTQQLRYQGEKVKFQGRLHGQNLTVNELDIAAFEGQPPVKLVGEFTMPLVPDGLPVSGHAVATLSLPQEPTLVDAELEWQENSGQLIVMARDNADPLLDLPWEITRQQLTISDGRWNWPYQGFPLSGRLGMKVENWQAGLENAVVSGRLNILTQGDAGKGNAVLTLGPGKLGVDSSDMPLQLIGEAKQNDLIFYAKLPARLTGSLTDPQLAFEPGALLRSRGRVIDSLDIDEIRWPLAGVKVTQRGVDGRLQAILRAHENQMGGFELHLDGLANDFLPDAGRWQWRYWGEGSFTPMHARWDVAGKGEWHDNTLKLFDLSTGFDHLQYGTMKVENPRLVMDEPIVWVRDANKPTFSGALSLDAGNTTFTGGSVLPPSTLKFSVEGTDPTIFQFKGQLHAGAIGPVQLNGRWDGIRLRGLAWWPKQSLTVFQPLIPPDWKMKLREGELYAQVAFSAAPDQGFEAGGHGVLKGGSAWMPDNQINGVDFVLPFRFSEGAWQLGTRGPISLRIAEVVNQVTVKNIAADLQGAYPWSEANPLLLSDVSAELLGGKVIMQQLRMPQHDPALLRVQNISLSELISAVNPKQFAMSGPVSGALPLWLDNEKWIIKDGWLTNPGPMTLRIDKDTADAVVKDNMAAGAAINWLRYMEISHSWTKINLDNLGVLTMQATVTGNSRVDGKVGTVNLNYTHEENVFTLWRSLRFGDNLQAWLEQNATLPETHCPEGKECEEQQ; translated from the coding sequence ATGAAGGGTAAATATAAAGCCGTTCTGGCACTCCTCTTATTATTGATTCTCGTGCCGCTGACGCTGGTAATGACGCTTGGCTTGTGGGTTCCTACGCTGGTGGGCGTCTGGTTACCTGTTGGTACGCGCATCGCGCTGGATGAAAGCCCACGGCTGACAAAGCATGGGCTACATATCCCGGAACTTCGCTATCTGGTTGATGACTGCCCGCTAGCGCGCATTACTCAGGCGGACCTTTCTCACCCCAGCCGCTGGTTGCTCAATGTCGGGACAATTGAGCTGGATTCAGCTTGCCTGGCCAAATTGCCGCAGACAGAAGCGTCTCCGGTAGCTCCCAAAACGCTGGCTGAATGGCAATCGATGCTGCCCAATACCTGGATTAACATCGACAGACTTATTCTCTCTCCCTGGCAGGAATGGCAGGGGAAATTGTCTCTTTCGCTAACGCCTTCTACCCAGCAACTGCGCTACCAGGGTGAAAAGGTTAAATTCCAGGGGCGTTTGCATGGGCAAAATCTCACGGTAAATGAGCTGGATATCGCTGCATTTGAAGGGCAACCGCCGGTAAAACTGGTCGGTGAATTTACCATGCCGCTGGTCCCTGATGGGTTACCAGTGAGCGGTCATGCGGTTGCGACGCTGAGTTTGCCGCAGGAGCCAACGCTTGTGGATGCCGAACTGGAGTGGCAAGAAAACAGCGGACAACTGATCGTCATGGCGCGTGATAATGCCGATCCGCTGCTCGATCTTCCGTGGGAAATAACCCGCCAGCAGTTGACCATCAGCGATGGTCGTTGGAACTGGCCTTATCAGGGATTCCCGCTCAGCGGGCGGCTGGGCATGAAAGTTGAAAACTGGCAGGCCGGGCTGGAAAACGCGGTGGTGAGTGGGCGTCTGAACATTCTTACACAAGGCGATGCCGGTAAAGGAAACGCTGTATTAACACTGGGGCCGGGTAAGCTGGGTGTGGATAGTAGCGATATGCCGTTGCAGTTGATTGGTGAAGCGAAACAGAATGACCTGATCTTCTACGCAAAATTACCCGCCAGGCTCACCGGAAGCCTGACCGACCCGCAGCTCGCTTTCGAGCCGGGGGCGCTGTTGCGTTCGCGTGGGCGAGTGATTGACTCGCTGGATATTGACGAAATCCGCTGGCCACTGGCGGGCGTAAAAGTAACGCAACGCGGCGTAGATGGCCGTCTGCAGGCTATATTGCGTGCACATGAAAACCAGATGGGCGGTTTTGAACTGCATCTGGATGGTCTGGCAAATGATTTTCTTCCTGATGCGGGTCGCTGGCAGTGGAGATACTGGGGTGAAGGTAGCTTTACGCCGATGCATGCGCGTTGGGACGTGGCGGGTAAGGGGGAGTGGCATGACAACACCCTGAAGCTTTTTGATCTCTCCACCGGCTTTGACCATCTGCAATACGGCACTATGAAGGTGGAAAACCCGCGTCTGGTGATGGATGAGCCGATCGTCTGGGTACGGGATGCTAATAAACCGACATTCAGCGGTGCGCTGTCGCTGGACGCGGGAAACACCACCTTCACCGGGGGAAGCGTGTTACCGCCGTCAACCCTGAAGTTCAGTGTGGAAGGTACCGATCCGACGATTTTTCAGTTCAAAGGTCAACTTCACGCGGGCGCGATTGGTCCCGTGCAACTTAATGGTCGCTGGGACGGGATCCGTCTGCGCGGACTGGCCTGGTGGCCGAAACAATCGCTCACCGTATTTCAGCCGCTTATTCCGCCAGACTGGAAAATGAAGCTACGTGAAGGCGAACTGTATGCACAGGTTGCGTTTTCAGCGGCTCCGGATCAGGGCTTTGAAGCAGGCGGCCATGGAGTATTAAAGGGCGGTAGCGCCTGGATGCCCGATAACCAAATTAACGGCGTTGATTTTGTGTTGCCTTTCCGGTTTAGCGAAGGCGCATGGCAGTTGGGTACGCGTGGACCTATTTCACTGCGTATTGCCGAAGTGGTGAATCAGGTCACGGTGAAAAATATCGCCGCCGATCTGCAGGGGGCGTATCCCTGGAGTGAAGCCAATCCGTTACTGCTAAGCGATGTCAGCGCCGAGCTGTTGGGGGGCAAAGTCATTATGCAGCAACTGCGGATGCCGCAGCACGATCCTGCATTATTACGCGTGCAGAATATCTCCTTGAGTGAGCTTATCAGCGCGGTTAATCCCAAGCAGTTCGCCATGTCTGGCCCAGTCAGCGGTGCATTGCCATTATGGCTGGATAACGAAAAGTGGATCATCAAAGATGGATGGTTAACCAACCCGGGGCCTATGACGCTGCGTATTGATAAGGACACGGCGGATGCCGTCGTCAAAGATAATATGGCGGCGGGGGCGGCCATTAACTGGCTGCGTTATATGGAAATAAGCCATTCCTGGACGAAAATAAATCTGGATAACCTCGGTGTCTTGACCATGCAGGCAACGGTGACGGGCAACAGTCGGGTGGATGGCAAAGTGGGGACGGTTAATTTGAATTACACCCACGAGGAAAACGTCTTTACGCTATGGCGCAGTTTGCGTTTTGGCGACAATTTACAGGCATGGCTTGAACAAAATGCAACGCTGCCGGAAACCCATTGCCCGGAAGGCAAGGAATGTGAGGAACAACAATGA
- a CDS encoding DUF2272 domain-containing protein: MSWVMRQAGAEDRFSYSASHATYISKSIRDRNQGNAKALYWGYRLNERKPQVGDLVCWDRDPDKVVDYDHQHLGNYSSHTDLVVSVGTDQIEVIGGNVGNSVTRRPLALSAEGYLTAGTQGGETLFAIMGCRI; encoded by the coding sequence ATTTCATGGGTGATGCGCCAGGCCGGAGCCGAAGATCGTTTTTCTTATTCCGCGTCGCATGCAACGTACATCAGCAAATCGATACGCGACAGAAATCAGGGTAATGCCAAAGCGTTGTACTGGGGATACAGGCTGAATGAGCGTAAACCGCAGGTGGGGGATTTAGTCTGTTGGGACAGAGATCCCGACAAAGTCGTTGATTACGATCATCAGCACCTTGGCAACTACAGCAGCCACACCGACCTGGTTGTTTCAGTAGGGACCGATCAGATTGAGGTCATTGGCGGAAATGTCGGGAATTCTGTAACACGACGCCCGCTGGCTCTTAGCGCAGAGGGGTATCTGACTGCTGGGACACAAGGAGGTGAAACGTTGTTTGCTATCATGGGATGTCGCATTTAA
- a CDS encoding chitosanase, protein MILTPANKSLCERVLNAFETGSAEGDYSVIAIFHDGPHGIRQLTYGRSQTTEYGKLQDLVTRYVNANGVFSAGLAPFAPLVGYKPLVDNEQFKTLLRQAGRDDPIMKTVQDRFFDERYYVPALNWAQVFGFKDALSMLVIYDSFVHSGSILHFLRARFPEVPPASGGDERTWISQYVNVRQEWLANHSNTELHPTVYRTKCLRFEIDRGNWDLALVPINANGILVGPSPEISGHPITALPTEQPVVPFLGEMTNGNEGIPPEPASTAGFTANTASIAVDEWHFFGEQRYNSNGGIIHSGHKEGEDGWWQRVGLYWKKIGRDDLDGRDHDWP, encoded by the coding sequence ATGATACTTACTCCAGCAAATAAGAGCCTTTGTGAGCGCGTCCTGAATGCGTTTGAAACCGGGTCGGCCGAGGGGGACTACTCGGTAATAGCGATATTCCATGACGGCCCGCATGGGATCCGACAGTTGACCTATGGTCGCTCGCAAACCACGGAGTATGGAAAATTACAGGATCTGGTAACCCGATATGTGAATGCAAACGGGGTGTTTAGCGCCGGACTTGCCCCGTTTGCACCACTGGTTGGGTATAAGCCGTTGGTTGACAACGAACAGTTTAAAACCTTACTGCGGCAGGCGGGGCGAGATGATCCAATCATGAAGACGGTTCAGGATCGGTTCTTTGATGAACGCTATTACGTTCCCGCACTGAACTGGGCGCAGGTTTTTGGCTTCAAAGATGCGCTTTCCATGCTGGTAATTTATGACTCTTTTGTCCACAGCGGCAGTATTTTACATTTTTTACGCGCCAGATTTCCTGAGGTTCCTCCGGCCAGCGGTGGCGATGAGCGCACCTGGATTTCCCAATATGTGAATGTACGACAGGAGTGGTTGGCCAATCACAGCAACACCGAACTCCATCCTACCGTATACCGGACAAAGTGTTTGCGATTTGAAATCGATCGCGGTAATTGGGATCTCGCACTGGTCCCCATCAACGCCAACGGCATACTTGTCGGACCGTCACCTGAAATTTCCGGACATCCGATAACCGCTTTACCGACAGAGCAACCGGTTGTTCCCTTCCTTGGTGAAATGACTAATGGTAACGAGGGAATACCGCCCGAGCCTGCGTCCACTGCTGGTTTTACCGCAAATACCGCGTCCATCGCTGTCGACGAATGGCATTTTTTTGGCGAGCAGCGCTACAACAGTAATGGCGGCATTATTCATTCCGGGCACAAAGAGGGTGAGGATGGTTGGTGGCAGCGCGTAGGTTTGTATTGGAAGAAGATAGGGCGAGACGATCTTGATGGTCGCGATCATGACTGGCCGTAG
- a CDS encoding 2-hydroxyacid dehydrogenase encodes MKLAIYSTKQYDKKYLQQVNEAFGFELEFFDFLLTEKTAKTAHGCEAVCIFVNDDGSRPVLEELKKHGVKYIALRCAGFNNVDLDAAKELGLQVVRVPAYSPEAVAEHAIGMMMTLNRRIHRAYQRTRDANFSLEGLTGFTMYGKTAGVIGTGKIGIAALRILKGFGMRLLAFDPYPSAAALELGVEYVDLKTLFAESDVISLHCPLTPENYHLLNHEAFEQMKNGVMVINTSRGALIDSQAAIDALKNQKIGSLGMDVYENERDLFFEDKSNDVIQDDVFRRLSACHNVLFTGHQAFLTAEALTSISETTLQNLAQISKGESCPNALF; translated from the coding sequence ATGAAACTCGCCATCTATAGTACAAAACAGTACGACAAGAAGTATCTGCAGCAGGTTAACGAGGCTTTTGGTTTTGAACTTGAATTCTTTGACTTTCTGTTGACGGAAAAAACAGCGAAAACCGCCCATGGCTGTGAAGCCGTGTGCATTTTCGTCAACGACGATGGCAGCCGCCCCGTTCTGGAAGAACTGAAAAAGCATGGCGTGAAATATATCGCGCTGCGCTGCGCCGGGTTCAATAACGTCGATCTCGACGCAGCAAAAGAGCTGGGCCTGCAGGTTGTGCGTGTGCCAGCCTACTCACCAGAAGCCGTCGCCGAACATGCGATTGGCATGATGATGACGCTGAATCGCCGTATTCACCGCGCCTATCAGCGTACCCGTGATGCCAACTTCTCTCTTGAGGGGCTGACCGGCTTTACCATGTATGGCAAAACGGCTGGGGTGATCGGTACCGGTAAAATCGGTATTGCTGCACTGCGGATCCTGAAAGGTTTTGGTATGCGCCTGCTGGCATTCGATCCCTACCCGAGCGCTGCTGCGCTGGAGTTAGGCGTTGAGTATGTTGATCTTAAAACGCTGTTCGCGGAGTCCGATGTCATCTCCCTGCACTGCCCGTTAACGCCAGAGAATTATCATCTGCTCAATCACGAAGCCTTTGAGCAAATGAAAAATGGCGTGATGGTTATTAACACCAGCCGCGGGGCGTTGATCGATTCGCAAGCCGCTATCGATGCGCTGAAAAACCAGAAAATTGGTTCTCTGGGTATGGACGTGTATGAAAACGAACGCGACCTGTTCTTTGAAGATAAATCCAATGACGTGATTCAGGATGATGTGTTCCGCCGCCTGTCGGCCTGTCATAACGTCCTGTTCACCGGGCACCAGGCGTTTCTGACCGCCGAAGCGTTGACCAGTATTTCTGAGACGACGCTGCAGAATCTGGCGCAAATCTCCAAAGGCGAAAGTTGTCCAAACGCCCTCTTCTAA
- the hslJ gene encoding heat shock protein HslJ, translated as MKNVVTLIALSMLMAGCVSNGKVSVNREQLQHHRFVLQSVNGKAVTVANNPPELSFGENMTVSGKMCNQFHGQGKLSDGELKVKDMAMTRMMCADPQLNALDGIVSEMFKQGAQVDLTADQLTLATAEQTLTYKLADLM; from the coding sequence ATGAAGAACGTTGTCACGTTGATTGCGCTCAGCATGCTGATGGCTGGTTGTGTGAGCAATGGAAAAGTTTCCGTCAATCGCGAACAGTTGCAGCATCACCGCTTCGTTTTGCAAAGCGTGAATGGTAAAGCCGTCACCGTCGCCAATAACCCGCCTGAACTGAGTTTTGGCGAAAACATGACGGTATCGGGAAAGATGTGTAATCAATTCCACGGCCAGGGCAAGCTGTCTGACGGTGAGTTGAAGGTAAAAGATATGGCCATGACCCGCATGATGTGCGCCGATCCACAGCTTAACGCGCTCGACGGTATCGTCAGCGAAATGTTTAAGCAAGGCGCGCAGGTCGATCTGACTGCTGACCAGTTAACGCTGGCGACAGCAGAACAAACACTGACGTATAAACTCGCGGATTTAATGTAG
- a CDS encoding putative hemolysin, producing MRAAFWVGCAALLLSACSSEPVQQATAAHVAPGMRAAMSSSGEANCAMIGGSLSVARQLDGSAIGMCALPNGKRCSEQSLAAGSCGNY from the coding sequence ATGCGCGCAGCGTTTTGGGTAGGGTGTGCCGCGTTATTATTATCGGCTTGTAGCAGTGAACCTGTTCAACAGGCAACTGCCGCGCATGTCGCACCGGGGATGAGGGCCGCAATGTCCAGTTCTGGAGAAGCTAATTGCGCCATGATTGGGGGTTCGCTCTCTGTTGCTCGTCAACTGGATGGCTCAGCTATCGGAATGTGTGCGTTACCCAACGGCAAACGCTGTAGTGAGCAGTCGCTTGCCGCCGGAAGCTGTGGCAACTATTAA
- the nifJ gene encoding pyruvate:ferredoxin (flavodoxin) oxidoreductase: MITIDGNGAVASVAFRTSEVIAIYPITPSSTMAEQADAWAGNGLKNVWGDTPRVVEMQSEGGAIATVHGALQTGALSTSFTSSQGLLLMIPTLYKLAGQLTPFVLHVAARTIATHALSIFGDHSDVMAVRQTGCAMLCASSVQEAQDFALISQMATLKSRVPFIHFFDGFRTSHEINKIVPLADDTILGLMPQAEIDAHRARALNPEHPVIRGTSANPDTYFQSREATNPWYNAVYDHVEQAMDDFAAATGRQYQPFEYYGHPQAERVIILMGSAIGTCEEVVEELLARGEKVGVLKVRLFRPFSARHLLRALPETVRSIAVLDRTKEPGAQAEPLYLDVMTALAEAFNCGERETLPRVIGGRYGLSSKEFGPDCVMAVFNELSSAKPKPRFTVGIYDDVTNLSLPLPENTLPGTAKLEALFYGLGSDGSVSATKNNIKIIGNSTPWYAQGYFVYDSKKAGGLTVSHLRVSEQPIRSAYLVSQADFVGCHQLQFIDKYQMAERLKPGGIFLLNTPYNVDEVWARLPQEVQAVLNQKKARFYVINAAKIARECGLAARINTVMQMAFFHLTQILPGDSALIELQGAIAKSYSSKGQDLVERNWQALALARESVAEVALQPVDPHSANRPPVVSDAAPDFVKTVTAAMLAGLGDALPVSALPPDGTWPMGTTRWEKRNIAEEIPIWKEELCTQCNHCVAACPHSAIRAKVVSPEAMENAPASLHSLDVKSRDMRGQKYVLQVAPEDCTGCNLCVEVCPAKDRQNPEIKAINMMSRLEHVEEEKVNYDFFLDLPEIDRTKLERIDIRTSQLITPLFEYSGACSGCGETPYIKLLTQLYGDRMLIANATGCSSIYGGNLPSTPYTTDANGRGPAWANSLFEDNAEFGLGFRLTVDQHRVRVMRLLEQFADNIPAELNDALHAEATPEVRREQVAALRQHLKDVEGAQQLLTDADALVEKSIWLIGGDGWAYDIGFGGLDHVLSLTENVNILVLDTQCYSNTGGQASKATPLGAVTKFGEHGKRKARKDLGVSMMMYGHVYVAQISLGAQLNQTVKAIQEAEAYPGPSLIIAYSPCEEHGYDLALSHDQMRQLTATGFWPLYRFDPRRADEGKLPLALDSRPPSDALAETLLNEQRFRRLNAQQPEVAEQLWKDATADLQKRYDFLAQLAGKAEKSGTE; this comes from the coding sequence ATGATCACAATTGACGGTAATGGTGCGGTTGCTTCGGTCGCATTTCGTACCAGCGAGGTTATCGCCATCTACCCGATTACGCCCAGTTCGACGATGGCAGAACAGGCGGATGCCTGGGCCGGGAACGGGCTTAAAAACGTATGGGGGGATACTCCTCGCGTCGTAGAAATGCAGTCAGAAGGCGGTGCAATCGCGACCGTTCACGGCGCGTTGCAGACCGGTGCGCTCTCTACGTCGTTTACTTCATCGCAGGGCCTGCTGCTGATGATACCAACGCTGTACAAACTGGCCGGTCAGTTGACCCCGTTTGTTCTGCACGTTGCGGCACGTACGATTGCGACTCACGCGTTATCAATCTTTGGCGATCACTCCGACGTGATGGCGGTACGCCAGACGGGATGCGCGATGCTGTGCGCCAGCAGCGTTCAGGAAGCACAGGACTTTGCGCTAATTTCGCAAATGGCCACCCTCAAAAGCCGGGTCCCGTTTATTCATTTCTTTGATGGTTTCCGTACTTCGCATGAGATCAATAAAATTGTGCCGCTGGCCGATGACACGATCCTCGGACTGATGCCGCAGGCAGAAATCGATGCTCACCGCGCCCGTGCACTTAACCCTGAGCATCCGGTTATTCGCGGTACGTCTGCGAACCCGGACACCTACTTCCAGTCACGCGAAGCGACCAACCCATGGTACAACGCGGTTTACGATCATGTAGAACAGGCGATGGACGATTTCGCCGCAGCCACAGGTCGCCAGTATCAGCCATTTGAATATTACGGCCATCCGCAGGCAGAACGCGTCATTATTTTGATGGGCTCGGCGATTGGTACCTGTGAAGAAGTTGTCGAAGAATTGCTGGCTCGCGGCGAGAAAGTTGGCGTTCTGAAAGTGCGTCTGTTCCGCCCATTCTCTGCCAGACATTTACTACGCGCCTTGCCGGAAACGGTACGGAGCATCGCCGTCCTGGACCGCACCAAAGAACCCGGCGCGCAGGCTGAACCATTGTATCTGGATGTGATGACCGCGCTGGCGGAAGCCTTTAACTGCGGCGAGCGAGAAACCTTACCGCGCGTGATTGGCGGGCGTTATGGCCTTTCCTCTAAAGAGTTTGGCCCCGACTGCGTTATGGCGGTCTTTAATGAGCTGAGTAGCGCGAAACCGAAACCTCGCTTTACGGTCGGGATCTATGATGATGTCACCAACCTGTCGCTACCGCTGCCGGAAAACACGCTGCCTGGGACCGCTAAGCTTGAAGCGCTCTTTTACGGGCTGGGCAGCGACGGGAGCGTGTCGGCCACCAAAAACAATATCAAGATTATCGGTAACTCTACGCCGTGGTATGCGCAGGGTTATTTCGTTTATGACTCGAAAAAAGCAGGCGGCCTGACGGTTTCTCACCTGCGCGTCAGCGAGCAGCCTATTCGCTCAGCGTATCTGGTGTCGCAAGCCGATTTTGTGGGCTGTCACCAGCTGCAATTTATCGATAAGTATCAAATGGCCGAGCGCCTGAAACCAGGCGGTATCTTCTTGCTTAATACCCCGTATAACGTGGATGAAGTCTGGGCGCGTTTGCCTCAGGAAGTTCAGGCTGTACTGAATCAAAAGAAAGCGCGTTTCTACGTCATTAATGCGGCCAAAATCGCCCGCGAGTGCGGCCTGGCTGCGCGTATTAATACCGTTATGCAGATGGCGTTCTTCCATCTGACGCAAATCTTACCCGGCGACAGTGCGTTGATCGAATTGCAGGGTGCGATTGCGAAAAGCTACAGCAGTAAAGGACAGGACCTGGTGGAACGTAACTGGCAGGCGCTGGCCCTGGCGCGTGAATCCGTCGCCGAAGTGGCGCTCCAGCCGGTTGATCCGCATAGCGCTAACCGCCCACCGGTGGTTTCTGATGCCGCACCTGATTTCGTGAAAACCGTCACTGCGGCAATGCTCGCCGGTCTGGGCGATGCCCTTCCCGTTTCAGCGTTGCCGCCAGATGGTACCTGGCCAATGGGCACCACGCGTTGGGAAAAACGCAATATCGCAGAAGAGATCCCTATCTGGAAAGAAGAACTGTGTACACAGTGTAACCACTGTGTTGCCGCCTGCCCGCACTCGGCTATCCGTGCCAAAGTGGTTTCACCAGAAGCGATGGAAAATGCCCCTGCCAGCCTGCATTCTCTGGATGTGAAATCACGCGATATGCGCGGTCAGAAATATGTTCTGCAGGTCGCGCCAGAGGATTGCACCGGTTGTAATCTATGCGTCGAAGTGTGCCCGGCGAAAGATCGCCAAAACCCGGAAATCAAGGCCATTAATATGATGTCCCGCCTTGAACATGTTGAAGAAGAAAAAGTTAACTACGACTTCTTCCTCGATCTGCCGGAGATTGATCGCACTAAGCTGGAACGCATTGATATTCGTACCTCGCAGTTGATCACTCCACTGTTTGAATATTCCGGCGCCTGCTCTGGCTGTGGTGAAACGCCGTATATCAAACTGCTTACGCAGTTGTACGGTGACCGCATGCTGATCGCCAACGCGACCGGTTGTTCATCGATTTATGGCGGAAACCTACCCTCAACGCCGTATACCACCGACGCCAACGGCCGTGGGCCTGCGTGGGCAAACTCACTGTTTGAAGATAACGCTGAGTTTGGTCTGGGCTTCCGTCTGACGGTGGATCAGCACCGTGTACGCGTCATGCGTTTACTGGAACAGTTTGCCGATAATATTCCGGCTGAACTGAATGACGCCCTGCACGCTGAAGCGACCCCAGAAGTACGCCGTGAACAAGTTGCAGCGCTGCGCCAGCATCTGAAAGATGTCGAAGGTGCACAACAGCTGTTAACCGATGCTGACGCGCTGGTCGAGAAATCCATCTGGCTGATTGGCGGCGACGGCTGGGCGTACGATATTGGTTTTGGCGGTTTGGATCACGTCCTGAGCCTGACCGAGAACGTCAATATTCTGGTGCTGGATACTCAGTGTTACTCCAACACGGGCGGACAAGCGTCGAAAGCCACGCCGCTTGGAGCCGTCACCAAATTTGGTGAACATGGTAAGCGCAAGGCTCGCAAAGATCTTGGCGTCAGTATGATGATGTACGGGCACGTGTATGTGGCACAGATTTCTCTGGGCGCACAGTTGAACCAGACGGTGAAAGCTATCCAGGAAGCGGAAGCCTATCCGGGTCCGTCGCTGATTATCGCCTATAGTCCTTGCGAAGAGCATGGTTACGACCTCGCACTAAGCCACGATCAGATGCGTCAGCTCACTGCTACCGGATTCTGGCCGCTATACCGCTTTGACCCACGTCGTGCAGACGAAGGTAAGCTGCCGCTGGCGCTGGACTCTCGCCCGCCGTCAGACGCGCTGGCTGAAACATTGCTCAACGAGCAGCGCTTCCGCCGCCTGAATGCCCAACAGCCAGAAGTTGCTGAACAGCTGTGGAAAGACGCCACTGCCGATCTGCAAAAACGCTACGACTTCCTGGCCCAGTTGGCGGGTAAAGCAGAAAAGAGCGGCACCGAGTAA
- the ompC gene encoding porin OmpC, translated as MNRKVLALVIPALLAAGAAHAAEVYNKDGNKLDLYGKVDGLRYFSDDANSDGDQTYVRGGFKGETQINDMLTGYGQWEYQVNANTTEGNRNNNFTRLAFAGLKFGDYGSFDYGRNYGVLYDVEGWTDMLPEFGGDSYTKADNFMTGRANGVATYRNTDFFGLVNGLNFALQYQGANEQSSKEGDAFYQEGTGNGSDRNVQNSNGDGFGISSTYDLGMGVSFGAAYTTSDRTNEQTTAGGNVAGGDTADAWTTGLKYDANNIYLATMYSETRNMTPYGDSGVANKTQNFEVTAQYQFDFGLRPAVSFLMSKGKDLNATDGDKDLVKYADIGATYYFNKNMSTYVDYKINLLDEDDSFYTRNNISTDDVVALGLVYQF; from the coding sequence ATGAACAGAAAAGTACTGGCTCTCGTAATTCCTGCCCTGCTGGCTGCAGGCGCTGCTCACGCTGCTGAAGTTTATAATAAAGACGGCAACAAATTAGATCTCTATGGCAAAGTAGACGGCCTGCGTTATTTCTCTGACGACGCCAACAGCGATGGCGATCAGACTTATGTTCGTGGCGGTTTCAAAGGCGAAACTCAGATTAACGATATGCTCACCGGCTACGGTCAGTGGGAATATCAGGTTAATGCCAACACAACTGAAGGCAACCGTAACAACAACTTTACTCGTCTGGCCTTTGCCGGTCTGAAATTCGGTGATTACGGCTCATTCGACTACGGTCGTAACTACGGCGTACTGTACGACGTGGAAGGCTGGACCGATATGCTGCCAGAATTCGGTGGCGACTCTTACACCAAAGCAGACAACTTCATGACCGGCCGTGCGAACGGTGTAGCAACCTACCGTAACACCGACTTCTTCGGTCTGGTTAACGGTCTGAACTTCGCACTGCAGTATCAGGGCGCGAACGAACAATCAAGCAAAGAAGGCGATGCTTTCTACCAAGAAGGCACCGGTAACGGCAGTGACCGTAACGTTCAGAACTCTAACGGTGACGGCTTCGGTATCTCCTCTACCTACGATCTGGGTATGGGCGTAAGCTTCGGTGCGGCATATACCACGTCTGACCGTACTAACGAGCAGACTACTGCTGGCGGCAACGTTGCTGGCGGTGATACAGCTGACGCATGGACTACTGGCCTGAAATACGACGCCAACAACATCTACCTGGCAACCATGTACTCCGAAACCCGTAACATGACTCCGTACGGCGACAGCGGCGTAGCCAACAAAACTCAGAACTTCGAAGTAACTGCACAGTACCAGTTCGACTTCGGTCTGCGTCCGGCAGTGTCTTTCCTGATGTCTAAAGGTAAAGACCTGAACGCTACCGACGGCGACAAAGACCTGGTTAAATATGCTGATATCGGCGCTACCTACTACTTCAACAAAAACATGTCCACCTACGTTGATTACAAAATCAACCTGCTGGACGAAGACGACAGCTTCTACACTCGTAACAACATCTCTACTGATGACGTAGTCGCATTAGGTCTGGTTTACCAGTTCTAA
- a CDS encoding KTSC domain-containing protein, producing the protein MNHHPVKSSRIASVGYDESSRTLEIRFHQLATLQYQHVPVRIFRDFLSVVSKGRFYDGVIKGKFPEIKIK; encoded by the coding sequence ATGAATCATCATCCTGTAAAATCATCCCGTATTGCATCCGTCGGCTATGACGAATCCTCCCGCACGCTAGAAATTCGCTTTCATCAGTTGGCGACCCTGCAATATCAGCATGTCCCGGTCCGTATTTTTCGTGATTTCCTGAGCGTCGTTTCTAAAGGTCGATTTTACGATGGGGTAATAAAAGGAAAGTTTCCTGAAATTAAAATAAAGTGA